The following coding sequences lie in one Lolium perenne isolate Kyuss_39 chromosome 2, Kyuss_2.0, whole genome shotgun sequence genomic window:
- the LOC127330825 gene encoding uncharacterized protein: MKTTSLMVLASLLLLQLLATTAHGIRLDRQLHESVSKKEPAGRGSKDGQPLDAMDHSTSRPCASDGNCSGKGKKPVAPHAAPAAAQHQVQTPRRRNNGDEPEATTASHAGRKEEAAAAQTWSSRALPRQPPQQEQRGTYPDVLDIAEMDYSPATRKPPIHN; the protein is encoded by the exons ATGAAGACTACTTCCTTGATGGTCCTGGcgtctctcctcctcctccagcttcTAGCTACAACAGCACATG GGATTAGGCTCGACAGGCAGCTACATGAATCAGTAAGCAAAAAG GAACCAGCAGGCCGTGGCTCGAAGGACGGGCAGCCCTTGGATGCTATGGACCATTCGACCAGCAGGCCCTGCGCGTCGGATGGGAATTGCTCAG GAAAGGGGAAAAAGCCGGTGGCGCCGCACGCTGCACCGGCCGCAGCGCAGCATCAGGTTCAG ACACCTCGGAGGAGGAACAACGGTGACGAGCCGGAGGCGACGACGGCGAGCCACGCCGGCCgcaaggaggaggcggcggcggcgcagacaTGGTCGAGCCGGGCGCTGCCGCGGCAACCGCCGCAGCAGGAGCAGAGAGGGACGTACCCGGACGTCCTGGACATCGCCGAGATGGACTACTCGCCGGCCACCAGAAAGCCGCCGATCCACAACTGA